The following proteins are co-located in the Ketogulonicigenium robustum genome:
- the rnc gene encoding ribonuclease III: MEFADRLGHKFHRTEILMRALTHGSASSPDRSDNQRLEFLGDRVLGLVIAEALLAADPEATEGQIAPRFNRLVRRETCAEIARMIDLGSALRIGRSEMKTGGRKKEAVLADAMEAVLAAVYLDAGFEAAKKVVLLHWTASIHSVDDDARDAKTALQEWAQGRGQTPPSYAEEARSGPDHAPVFTVRVTLQSGPSATGEAGSKRLAEHAAAAALLTKVTQND; the protein is encoded by the coding sequence ATGGAATTTGCCGACCGCTTGGGTCACAAATTCCACAGAACCGAAATTCTGATGCGCGCCCTGACGCACGGCTCGGCGTCATCGCCCGACCGGTCGGACAACCAGCGGCTGGAGTTTCTGGGTGACCGCGTTTTGGGTCTGGTGATCGCCGAGGCGCTGCTGGCGGCCGACCCCGAGGCAACCGAGGGGCAGATTGCGCCGCGTTTCAACCGCCTTGTCCGCCGCGAAACCTGCGCCGAAATTGCCCGCATGATCGATTTGGGCAGTGCGCTTCGTATCGGCCGGTCAGAGATGAAGACCGGTGGCCGCAAGAAAGAGGCGGTGCTGGCTGACGCTATGGAGGCTGTTCTGGCCGCCGTCTATCTGGATGCGGGCTTCGAGGCCGCGAAGAAGGTGGTGCTGCTGCACTGGACGGCGTCGATTCACAGCGTCGACGATGATGCCCGCGACGCCAAAACCGCTTTGCAGGAATGGGCCCAAGGGCGTGGCCAGACCCCACCCTCCTACGCCGAAGAAGCCCGTTCGGGCCCCGACCATGCCCCTGTTTTTACCGTGCGCGTGACATTGCAATCCGGCCCCTCGGCCACGGGCGAGGCCGGATCGAAACGCCTTGCCGAACATGCTGCAGCCGCAGCTTTGCTGACGAAAGTTACACAGAATGACTGA